The following are encoded together in the Glycine max cultivar Williams 82 chromosome 8, Glycine_max_v4.0, whole genome shotgun sequence genome:
- the LOC100781965 gene encoding cytochrome b561 domain-containing protein At2g30890 — protein sequence MGVQQKFIAFLFLASFVSIIFPLVRSSQEHHQITSSPSKTIDSNHIKMSPGLQFQITLHGFLLWASMGFLMPVGILAIRLSNREKNPKRHRILFYVHSILQMIAVLLATAGAIMSIKNFNNLFNNSHQRLGVALYGVIWLQVLLGIFRPQRGSKRSVWFFAHWILGTAVTFLGVLNVYLGLGAYHQKTSKGIKIWNILFTVQISLIVFFYLFQEKWVYIQNQGVVLGNEIKTPSCNEGDPDEKEKVLKGDTC from the exons ATGGGAGTTCAGCAAAAGTTCATTGCTTTCCTCTTTCTTGCAAGTTTTGTTTCCATCATATTTCCCCTTGTTAGATCATCCCAAGAGCACCACCAAATTACAAGCAGTCCTTCAAAAACCATAGATAGCAACCACATTAAG ATGAGTCCGGGACTTCAGTTTCAGATTACATTGCATGGCTTTCTCCTATGGGCTTCAATGGGGTTCTTGATGCCTGTTGGTATACTTGCAATTAGACTGTCAAACAGAGAGAAGAATCCAAAAAGGCATagaattttgttttatgttcatTCAATTTTGCAG ATGATTGCGGTGCTACTTGCCACAGCTGGAGCAATCATGtccataaaaaatttcaacaaccTCTTCAACAATAGTCATCAAAGATTAGGAGTTGCACTATATGGTGTTATCTGGCTGCAAGTTTTACTGGGCATTTTTCGACCACAAAG GGGATCCAAAAGAAGTGTGTGGTTCTTTGCACACTGGATACTCGGAACTGCGGTCACATTCCTGGGTGTCTTGAATGTATATCTTGGTTTAGGAGCCTACCACCAAAAGACATCAAAGGGCATAAAAATTTGGAACATTCTTTTCACTGTTCAGATATCTTTGATTGTGTTTTTCTacctttttcaagaaaaatgggTCTACATACAAAACCAAGGAGtggttttgggcaatgaaaTAAAAACTCCTAGTTGTAATGAAGGTGATCCAGATGAAAAGGAGAAGGTATTGAAGGGTGACACATGTTGA